TTTTTTAGCATGATTTAATTTGGTTTTCCACTGATCCAGGGTACGAGGAAGGAGAGGCAggcaaagtaaaaaaaaaaatgcttttaaGGTCGGCTCTTCATCCTAGGATTCCCCCCCACTTGAGACGATGTAAAAACACTCTCCTACCCATAGAAACCTTCCCTTTTCCTCTTTCCCCCCTATATCCTGAACCCAGCTTTGGAAATCAAACCAGGAACTTCCGCCTCTACCGTGATGGGAAACACTTTGTTGGGGAGAAGCGCTTTGAGTCCATCCACGACCTTGTGACAGATGGGCTGATCACGCTCTACATCGAGACCAAGGCAGCAGAGTACATCGCTAAGATGACCATCAACCCAATCTATGAGCACATTGGCTACACAACACTCAACAAGGAGCCCACGCTGAAGAAACACTTGCCTGTGTGCCAGGAGGTTCCTGATGGGCCTGCGCCACAGGGAGAGCTGGGTGACGAGGAGAAAGGGGTAAGGAACACTCTCACTGTCCTAAAAATGTCAGCCTTTTACTGTACTGGAAAAGGAAACAAATGGAGCAGATGCTGAAATGAATGCAATGTTAAAACCAGGCAGAAGTGAATGTTTTCCATGTCAAGAAATTCCAGCTCTACTATTCTAATGTGCAGAAAGTTGGTAGCACTGCTCTTGTTGCTCACCAAAAGAAGATAGCCAGAATTTTTTTAGATGCATCCTGAGATCAGTTTTTAACACTTCATGCTATTGAACGGAACTTTGTCGTTTTGTGATTCATGGAACCTGGATTTGCTGGCGTGTGGTTGTGTACAGTgcgttctgaaagtattcagaccccttgactttttccacattttgttactttacagccttattctaaaattgcttaaataattttttcccctcatcaatctacacacaataccacaatatgaaaatgtaaaaacaggtttttatttatttatttgcaaatgtgttaatatttttaaaaacatacctttttacataagtattcagacactttgctatgagactcaaaattgagctcaggtgcatcttgtttccattcatcatccttgatgtttctacagcttgattAGAGTctgcctgtggtaaattctattgattggacatgatttggaaaggcacttctgtctatataaggtcccacagttcaccgtgcatgtcagagcaaaaaccaagccatgagtttgaaGGACTTCTCCGTCGAGCTCCAagaaaggattgtgtcaaggcacagatctggggaaggataccaaaaagtgtctgcagcattgaaggtccccaaaaacacagtggcctccattattcttgaattgaagaagtttggaacgaccaagattcttcctagagctgtctggctggccaaactaagcaaccaggggagaagggcctctgtagagatgggataaccttccagaaagataaccacctcagtaaaaggaacatgacagcccgctcagagtttgccaaaaggcacctaaaggatgaaaccaagattgaattatttggcctgaatgccaaacatcacatctggaggaaaccaggcaccaaccctacggtgaagcatggtggcggcagcatcatgctgtggggatgtttttcagcggcaggtagtgggagactagtcgggatcaagggaaagatgaacggaggggAACACAGAGATCATTTATGAAGAGGGCTCAGGGCCtccgactggggcaaaggttcaccttccaacaggtcaaTGACGCTTAGCACCCAGCCAAGACGGCAcatgagtggcttcaggacaagtctctgaatgtccttgagtggcctacccagagcctggacttgatcaaagatctctggagagacctggaaatagctgtgcagcgacgctccccatccaacctgacagagcttgagaggctctgcagagaagaatgagagtaactccacaaatacaggtgtgccaagcttgtaacgtcacacccaagaagacttgaggctgtaatcgctgccaaaggtgcttcaacaaagtaaagggtctgaatacttatgaaaatgttataaaaaaaaaagtttattttatgcatttgcaaaaatgtcttaacctgtttttgctttgtcattatgtggtattttgtgtagattgatgagggggggaaaacatgattgaatcaattttataatacggttgtaatgtggaaaaagtcaaggggtctgaatactttctgaatgcactgcattTAACAAGTAATGTGTACTATAATTTTTGTAAATAGCTGTTTTGAAAACATGCagatcctatatatatatatttttttactctgGAAGTTACAACCATGTAGGACTAAGTTGTCTGAAAGTGAAATCAATTGCACCATATCCTAACATTTTGGGAATTGTAATGATTTTTTATTTCCTTCTGTATGTGGTAGATGTGTTTTTATGAGCATTAATCTGAAAGCTAGTCTCTCAACCCTGGAGCTACAGTGACATTGAGCTGTATTGTAGGAttgagctctctctccctctgcctgtggGGTAATAGGAATATACTATAGCACTGTTGATAAAGCTGAGCCTGTTCTTTTCTCTGATTGGCTTATTCTCAATGTGACATTTAAATCCATCAGTGACTACCCAATGCTCCACCTGCTTtcactcgctcgctctctctcttgcttacCCCCCCATGGCTGTCTTCACTCTGGGTTTTGTCTGTGCACCAGTGACCGTATCAGTGTCGACATGGAGAGGATAAACTTAGCAACACACCTCATCTGCATCGACGCACACAGTCAAGCCAGATCTTTTGAGGAGGAATCTCGTTTAGACACCCTGATCAGCACAGGATTAAGGACACAATTCTGTGGCACTGTAATTTTAAAGGAATAATCTTAActactttttttttcttttttttcccccTTTAAGATCTTTGGATTCTTAGTGGATTTTACCTACTGCTTTTGTTGGGTTGTTTTGGTTTAGCTGATGCGTTGATTTTAACGATACAAGCATCGGTGCTGACGACAGGCTTGCGCTGAGCTGCTCCAAGTTGATCTCTGTGAGCTTTGTCAGTCTTCCACATAGGCATCACATTAGCTGTTCTGAGAACTGGGGGAATTTCCCTTTTATTACCCACCCATCATACCATCCAGGGAGTTGTCCATAGTCAGGGAAGGGAAGAAGTCTCTGGTAAACGAGGTTAAGAAGGATGGGCGTGCAGAAGGACATTATGGCCACAGCCCTGGGTGTGAGGATGGGGTCAGGGACCCAGAAGCCCTTGCCACCTTCTGGCAACCTCTCAAACTGTTTGCCTATTCACAGCTCACCTCACTGGTCCGCCGAGCCACCCTGAAGGACAACGACCACGCGACCAAGTATGAGAAAGTCCACAATTTCAAGGTAAGACCTGAACCTGCCTGCTCAGCGCTTCTTACTTTTCCTCTTCTGCTCTTTCTTTTTCACTGCCTTTATGGTTGTTATATCACATTTGGGGTTGTTTGATTGGCATATTTTACATTTTTGGAATGACAGGGTGGAGAGAATTGCCTGTTTGTAAAAGATAAAAATCTATATTCTGATCGGCTTCTGACTAGTGAGCAGCATTTTGAGTAGTCATGAAGGAGGTGGGATTGTAGTAGTCCTCAGCAACTGATAGTGTAGTCTGACTGGCTACCGGACCTGTCGTGGGTAGCTCATATAaactgggagagggagacagaatcTGCCAGAACACAGTACTTAATCCCATTCTGTCCAGCCAGACGCTTAGGAACCCTCCAGCTGCATCTTGCCAACCACACCTCTTACCAGCCAAACATAGCAACCATCTTGTCCTAAAATAATCTCAGCCAGATATAATTTTACTGGAACATGTGAAAATAATACATTTTGTTTTGTGAGATTCTTTTTAATAACCAGACTGCTATAACACCAATCATTTAGGTTTTCTCATTTTGTTGTTTGTCTTGTCATTTACACAAGATGCCTATCGTCCACGTTCCCATTCCCAAAATAACAATCTAAAACAAGGGGCCTGAGTCCACCATGCTTTTCACAGATAAATGTTGAGCATTTCTGATTGGTCTAGCCATTACCTGGCAGAACTAGGCATTTGTTTGATGTAGTCCCTTTTTAGATATGTGATAATCCTGGCATTGTcaaccatgacacacacacacacacacacacacacacacacacacacacacacacacacacacacacacacacacacacacacacacacacacacacacacacacacacacacacacacacacacacacacactcccaccaccaccactctccaACCCCCATTAAGGCCTGCCAGTCTGATTTCTAGTGCTGCTTATCTCTCAGGGATAATTCCCAATTGGCTCCTTCCATGTGCGCAGGCTGTGGAGATCCAGACTAGTATgtccatctatccttccatccagTAAAAAAAGTGACCATGTtttccatcctctcttcctcgcCCTTGCAGGTGCACACCTTCCGGGGACCCCACTGGTGTGAATATTGTGCCAACTTCATGTGGGGCCTCATCGCTCAGGGAGTTAAATGTGCAGGTAAAGGGAGGGTGAGAAGCAAACCGTGGTCTCTGCTTTGTGTTTTGTCTTTTAACACAGCTAGTTTGAACCAGGTTTCGAGGAGATGTCATATACAGCACCATACCAGTGTCTACAgggcgttcgtaaattcaatctggtaATCTACTTGAGTTCAGAGCACTCTGGTTTGAGAGTGTCAGAGCAAAGAATAATTGATGAATTTAAGAAAGACAAGTAGTGCCTGTTGATATGACAGGTGCCAGTAAATATTGGCTTAAAAAAACGAATTGAAATGTTGCCATTAAGTTAGTCACTAACCCTCTTGATAACATGAAAATAGACTAACCAGCTCAGCAAAGGTGAGTAAAATtagtcagtgagctgttctctcatttttgTCTTTAAAGTAGCTAgtcaatgttagccagttagcttgactGCCGTTATTagacttttttttaaatttaaccattattttagGGAAAACATTTGAAAACCTACAgtgcttttggaaagtattcagaccccttgactttttccacattttattacgttacagtcttattctaaaatggattaaattgtttaccccataatgtcaaagaaaAAAATGGttattagaaatgtttgcaaatgtattaaatcaaaAACTGACATTTAaataagggtaggcaacaatacatctgccacgctgatcctcaacacaggggccccttgggtgcgtgcttagtcccctcctgtactccctgttcgcccacgactgcgtggccaaacacgactccaacaccatttaATTTtgttgacgacacaacagtggtaggcctgatttaCTGTCAACAATGAGACTGCCTATAGGGATGAGGTCCgtgacctggccgtgtggtgccaggacaacaacctctctcttaaTGTGAGCGAGACCACGGATCTGAtcatggattacaggaaaaggcgggccgaacaggcccccgtGAACAtcgtagtggagtgggtcgagagtttcaagttccttggaccactatcatggtccaaacacaccaagacagttgtgaagagtgcacgacaacaccttttccccatcaggagactgaaagtatttggcataggtccccagattctcaaaaagttctacagctgcaccatcgaagcATCCTGACCCGGTTACATCACCGCTCGGCATCTGTCcgaggcccagtacatcactggggccaagcttcctgccatccaggacctctaccaggcagtgtcagaggaagccccTAAAAATTGTCACTCCAgccaccctgttctctctgctactgcacggcaaacgatactggagtgccaagtctaggtccaagaggcttctaaacagcttctatacccccaagccagaagactcctgaacatctaatcaaatggcttcccagactatttgctttgcccatctccccctcttttacactgctgctactctctgttatcatctatgcatagtcactttagtaCCGGTGCCcttgcacatcgactctgtacctttacccccctgtatatagtctcgctattgttattttactgctgctctttaattacttctgacttttatttcttattcttatccttattttttaaaaactgcgttgttggttagggACTCGTAAGTAAGCTtgttgtgttcggcgcatgtgactaatacaatttgatttgctctATTTTTCAATGCCATTTTATGGGCAAATTGATCAGAGATCGCCACTGCAGACCTTAAGAAATGATGTGCATGATAGAGTGGGTTCTTACTATTGTATTTTTCTATTGATTTGAAGTCGTTGTCGAACTAATATGTAATTGCTTTTTGCTCTTGTAGTACAGGGCTCCCTTGCAAACGAGGCTGGTCTCAATTGGACCCCCTgcctaaataaaggttacatataACATACACAATTCAGCTCCAATTGGAAAAGCAATCAGATTGGCATAACATTGAGGATGCGTTTATGCGTTGTAACAGAAGAATAGTTTAGTGCTGCCTGCCATTTTAAATTGTGATAAGGACACTTTATTTAGGCAGGACTACCCTgcctaaataaaggttcaattaaatgaTACAGTATCATTGCTAATCTCTTTTTCTGCCCAGATTGCGGTTTGAATGTCCACAAACAGTGTTCCAAAATGGTGCCAAACGACTGTAAGCCTGACCTCAAACATGTCAAGAAAGTATACAGTTGTGACCTTACGACCCTGGTAAAAGCCCACCATTCCAAGCGACCCATGGTGGTGGACATGTGCATACAAGAGATTGAGTCTAGAGGTGAGCGGTAGAAAATGACCAACTTgtgatgttttgttttgttgctaTAGGGTTGTTATGGTTTCAGACATCCTCCAGTAACAATGTTCACATTTCCTGACAAGTAATGGAGAGGTATGAATTTGCACTGGTGTTAGTTTGATAAATGTAAAGCTGTTTAATTTTGTCATTGTCTTTCTCTCCCGTTCTCTAACTGTAGGTGTTCAGTCTGAGGGCCTGTACAGAATCTCAGGCTTCAGTGACCTGATTGAAGATGTGAAGCTGGCTTTTGACAGAGGCAGGGCCCTTTTTCCTTTGCCACTGTATCGCATTCTGCTTTCTGGGTGGGGCAGTCAGTGGGTATCAATTGGACTTAGGCCAAGGACTATTGTTGATATTGCTGCAAGATTGCGGGGACTAGGTTGGACAAAAACTGATTTAATTGGTAATGGCAGTTATCAAGTAAGGCCAATCGAGTGCCAACTGCGTTTATAATCTCTAGACCGGCTGCAAAGCCACAAAACAATAGAATTCTAAGTTCTCTTTTTGGATGCGTGCAACCGTTGTGGTATCTTTTAATTAACTGCCCCGTCTATAGATAGGTTTAAAAATTCTCCCTCTTGTCTCCCAATAGATGGTGAAAAGGCGGACATTTCTGTGAATGTGTATGAAGACATCAATATAATCACTGGCGCACTGAAACTGTACTTCAGGGATTTACCTATTCCTCTTATCACGTATGAAGCCTACCCAAGGTTCATGGAGGCAGCAAGTTAGTCCTTAACTTTAGCCTTTTTAATGAATATTTGTATTTGGACTTTTATTGGGTGTGTGTTATGGTTCCTATCCTGCAGACACTGACTGTGTGTCCATTTTTTTTGTATTCTAGAGATTACAGATCCAGACAAGCGGTTAGAGGCCCATCATGAAGCTCTGAAGCTGCTGCCACCTGCACACTGTGAATCACTGTGTTATCTCATGGCCCACTTAAAGAGGTGAGACCAGATATTGTAGTATATTATGGTAAAACAGGTGTACAGTGCCTAGTCATTGAGTAGAGACAATGATTACATTTACAGTCTATTAAAACTTAGGGATCGGCGTTGCAAATCATGCGGTGCCTTGTGTCAAGATCGCAAATTCTTGtaaatataactgcactgtcaagttacagtagctattactgtgaaaaaatatcatgctattgtttgagtccctaacaaccaaacacttTTTTTTTCACCGCGataggtttcataaattcaccgCTGAaggtgaaatgtttacttacattctgaaatcttgctctgatttatcatccaaagggtaccagagataacatgaagtgtcgttttgttagataaaatcctttttcATATCTTAGCATAcacgatcgattttgtatttccgCTTGGTTCAATTTTCAAAGAACagaatctgtgaaaatctaaccctaaatattgtttcaaccagtcaaatcacATTCGTATGTATTCCTCTAagatcctagaacgtaaccagacctcactatatcattagggttGTAGTATATTCTATAGGACACCaaatttggtcagagagcgacgcCTTCATGGCAAGCCGACGACGCGGGCGGTCTTCACTCGATcaactttgtcaaataagcacaaTCGGGatcaaacaaagctagctagatagccaatgagctgggctttacgggagtATCCGGAAACCCTGTATCTGTCGCAAAATGCAGCTGCTAACCTTGTGCGATAGCATGCCTTTTACTTTTGGTGGAAGCACCTTTTGACAGCCATTAGGATGTTTAAAATAGTTTTGGCTACaattaaaaatgtatatttgtaattctcacaccactttgcaatgagctggaggcagtatgcgTTTTTAAAACATATACTATAGCTaattaattgtttgaaacctgagcATTTTACTACATAGTATGAGGCATGTTTTTACCTTGTTTCAACATAGCCAAGGCAAAATCTCACCATATCAGGAGGCAATTTATTTTATACAGACATTGAAACTAGTAGCTTATTTCTCattctatttttatttaattcAAATTCAATCATGAAGTGAGGAAAGACACATCAGGTGTTGGTACCAATGCCGTTTGTCTTGGCAATtaggtttaaaaaaaacaggCAAACAGCCTAAAAACTCTCTGCACCCCTCTTCCCGGCCGCTAAAGGTCTGAAGCGTCTGTGCATGTGCTGGGTTCTCTACTTTGCACAGTCTCTGATCTACTCGTTGAGCTGCCCAGAGAACATGCCACCCGGGCGAATGATACTTGTTTAataaagttagatcaaagctgaatcaatgtctaCAATATCACATAATGATAGCATTAATGATAGTACAGTATGTTATACTGTAAGACAAATAACATCACCTCATTTCTTATGAGATTTTCAGATGATTGTGCGAATGGTCACGTTTTTCTCATGCGGCCAAAACTCTGCAGCGCTTGCCAAAGAATCACATGCACGATGTGATTCGGATCTACAGTTCTGGGGAAAAGGGATCCATGGGGGTGGGATCCGCAGCCTCTGCCTTATTTTAATGACAAAATCAAATGCCCGTCTGCCAATGGCGGTTCTAGTGTTAAAATGTGTAAATGCTTGTGAAGCAGCTTATTGTGTGACTTAAGGAAAATCTTAGAGGACAAATACTTATGCAATCAAGACGGGCCTTTTTgtaagttattattattaattgtaGAGTTCATATTTTTTTACTTGGAATTATATGTTAACAATAGCCAATAATTGGTTTGATGGTAGAAAACTAATTTGGACCTGAACGAGCATGTCAATGGCATCCAAAGGGGTTATTTCAGTTGTTgttgctgtttctctctccttgccCTGTGACCCTTTCCTGTTCCTCTTTTAAAGGGTAATCCAAAATGAGAAAGACAACCTGATGAATGCAGAAAACCTTGGCATTGTTTTTGGGCCCACCCTCATGCGGGCCCCAGACCTGGATGCGATGACGGCGCTCAATGACATCCGCTATCAGAGACAGGTGGTGGAGACGCTTATAAAGAACGAAGACATTCTGTTCTGAAAGGCGATTGATTAACAATGAAGGAATCTTAAATCATGAATAAGCGATGTACTCATCATTTAGAAAGGAGGAAGTGACAATGTTTTTAATGTTTTCCCTTTGTAAAACTAAGACTTGAATAATAATGCACCATTGTACATTCTCTTCCACTCCCAGTGAGCCCTGTCTGAAGAGATGTCTGTTGGGTTTGAATCCCGTACCTTAGACTTACTTGTCTTTTGCATGTTCACCCCCCCATTTGTGTCGGGGGTAATTGATGTAACACACATTCCTTTGGATAGTTATTATGCGTTTTTGTTTTCAGATATTGTGTTACACCAAAGGGAGAGAGGACTCAACTTTATCTCTGACTTTATAGTGTCTTTGAcagcatgggcagtgccattgatgctacaacccataggaatccccaTCCAGTTGGCTACTTTTAATACTTTGAAATGGCAGAGGCATGGTGGAtgccctcaatggcaatgtccatgccAAAATGGGTTATATCCATGATGAGTCCTCTCTCTATGGGTCACAATCACTCACATTAACTGCTCTCTCTGATCTTGTAGATGTGGCTCATTTGTTTCATGATGGGTTTATTCTTCCTGTGAATCACTAATGTACCTGGATGTAACATACAATACTATCGGTTAAAAACCTTGTTTATTTTGTTTAATATTGTATGTTCTTTTACGTTCATTTAAAATAAATGCAATGGCATATTTATATaattttagccagtagttctaaAAGTAGCCTAGCACTCACATGCCATAACGGGTGCCttaaatgtattatgttatattagCGGTGTGTCCCATGTACATCTGCACTTCATTTATATTTATAATGGCGTGCCACACTATTGGCACTCACTGCCCCTATTGTCAGAGTATCCAATGTGCCCAAGTGATCAAGCCTCCCACTTTTACCTTGCAGCGTCATTGTATGTGATTGTGCCTTTCAACGGTCCTATCAACATTGTCCACCCGCTTTGATTGTTTGAAGTATCCCTTTATTCCTTGGTCAGACTATGGCACAACACTTTTCTAGTTTAAAAAGTATAAATGGTACCAAGTAGCTCAATGGATGCAAAGTTGAGTCAATCTGGTTTAATTTGAACCTAACTAACCAGTTTTATTACAATGGGATGCCCATCCACAGTGGATGGCCCATTTATCAGGAAATGAAGTATGCTAAGCCTGTGACAAGGTCTGAGAGAGGGTTTCGTGCAAGCAGGATCAGCCATGTATCCCAATTTTGCagaatctttgtccccatgtgcagttgcaaaccgtagtctggctttttttatggcggttggCATATTCCTTGCTgatcggcctttcaggttatgtcaattataggactcgttttactgtggatatagatacttttgtacccatttcctccagcatcttcacaaggtcctttgctgctgttctgggaatgatttgcaattttcacaccaaagtacgttcatctctcggagatagaacaagtctccttcctgagtggtataatggctgcgtggtcccatggtgtttatacttctgTACTATTGTTTGcagagatgaacgtggtaccttcaggcgtttggaaattgctcccaaggatgaaccagacttattttctgaggtcttggctgatttattttgattttcccctgatgtcaagcaaagaggcactgagtttgaaggtaggccttgaaatacatccacaggtacacttccaattgacttccaattatgtcaaatagcctatcaaatcaagtgtatttatatagcccttcgtacatcagctgatatctcaaagtgctgtacagacacCGAGCCTAAAACccgaaacagcaagcaatgcaggtatagcagcacggtggctaggaaaaactccctagaaaggccaaaacctaggaagaaacatagaggaaccaggctatgaggggtggccagtccttttctgactgccgggtggagataacagaacatggccaaggtgttcaaatgttcataaatgaccagcatgatcataataataataataatcaaataataataatcacagtagttgtcgagtgtgcagcaagtcagcacctcaggagtaaaatgtcagttggcttttcatagccaatcattaagagtatctctaccactcctgctgtctctagagttaaaaacagttgaaactggggcagcagcacggccaggtgaactggggacagcaaggagtcatcataccaggtagtcttgaggcatggtcctagggctcaggtcctctgagagaaagaaagagaattagagagagcatacttaaattcacacaggacaccggataagacaggagaagtactccagatataacagactgaccctagcccctgaCAAATACtgtagcataaatactggaggctgagacaggaggggtcaggagacactggccccatccgatgatacccccgg
The window above is part of the Oncorhynchus gorbuscha isolate QuinsamMale2020 ecotype Even-year linkage group LG21, OgorEven_v1.0, whole genome shotgun sequence genome. Proteins encoded here:
- the LOC124008422 gene encoding N-chimaerin-like, whose translation is MALNVFDHDEYRPPVWKSYLYQLQQEAPHPRRLTCTSEVDNRPKYYGREYHGMISREEADQLLSVAEGSYLIRESQRQPGTYTLALRFGNQTRNFRLYRDGKHFVGEKRFESIHDLVTDGLITLYIETKAAEYIAKMTINPIYEHIGYTTLNKEPTLKKHLPVCQEVPDGPAPQGELGDEEKGLTSLVRRATLKDNDHATKYEKVHNFKVHTFRGPHWCEYCANFMWGLIAQGVKCADCGLNVHKQCSKMVPNDCKPDLKHVKKVYSCDLTTLVKAHHSKRPMVVDMCIQEIESRGVQSEGLYRISGFSDLIEDVKLAFDRDGEKADISVNVYEDINIITGALKLYFRDLPIPLITYEAYPRFMEAAKITDPDKRLEAHHEALKLLPPAHCESLCYLMAHLKRVIQNEKDNLMNAENLGIVFGPTLMRAPDLDAMTALNDIRYQRQVVETLIKNEDILF